A window of the Streptomyces formicae genome harbors these coding sequences:
- a CDS encoding DUF3040 domain-containing protein — MPLSEHEQRMLEQMERALYAEDPKFATALEGSGLRTYTRRRVYQAVAGFLVGIALLMAGMVAQQIWISVVGFLVMLGCAVLAVTGWRKAPKPGEQNPGAQATRRRPKQRRSMMDRIEQRWQRRRDEQGGH; from the coding sequence GTGCCGCTCTCGGAGCACGAGCAGCGAATGCTCGAGCAGATGGAGCGAGCGCTGTACGCCGAAGATCCCAAGTTCGCGACAGCGCTCGAGGGAAGCGGGCTGCGTACGTACACCCGGCGACGGGTATACCAGGCGGTCGCCGGCTTCCTGGTGGGTATCGCGCTCCTCATGGCCGGAATGGTCGCTCAGCAGATCTGGATCAGCGTGGTGGGGTTCCTCGTCATGCTCGGCTGTGCGGTCCTCGCGGTCACCGGCTGGCGCAAGGCGCCGAAGCCGGGTGAGCAAAACCCCGGGGCTCAGGCCACGCGCCGTCGGCCCAAACAGCGCCGGTCGATGATGGACCGGATCGAGCAGCGGTGGCAGCGCCGCCGCGACGAGCAGGGTGGCCACTGA
- a CDS encoding methyltransferase has product MPDQTRPQRLRPEGTPSRASLRTAVVWDVLQDAVDRRVKATGKDALDILDTGGGSGKFAVPAARLGHRVTVVDPSPNALFALERRAAEAGVADRVSGVQGDVHGLFDVVDREGFDIVLCHGVLEYVDDPAEGVHNVGEALRPGGSLSLLAAGLGGAVLARALAGHFTEARHALGDPAGRWGEGDPVPRRFTAEQLTELVASAGMEVGAVHGVRVFADLVPGVLVDTEPGALDALLKLEAAAAELPSFHSVATQLHVLGEKRA; this is encoded by the coding sequence GTGCCGGACCAGACGCGACCTCAACGGCTTCGCCCCGAGGGCACCCCGTCCCGGGCGTCCCTCCGTACCGCCGTGGTCTGGGACGTCCTCCAGGACGCCGTCGACCGCCGGGTCAAGGCGACCGGGAAAGACGCCCTCGACATCCTCGACACCGGCGGCGGCAGCGGGAAGTTTGCGGTGCCCGCCGCCCGTCTCGGCCACCGCGTCACCGTGGTCGACCCGAGCCCCAACGCGCTGTTCGCACTGGAGCGCCGCGCCGCCGAGGCCGGCGTCGCCGACCGGGTCAGCGGCGTCCAGGGCGATGTCCACGGCCTCTTCGACGTCGTCGACCGCGAGGGCTTCGACATCGTGCTCTGCCACGGCGTCCTGGAGTACGTGGACGATCCGGCCGAGGGCGTGCACAACGTCGGGGAGGCGCTGCGGCCCGGCGGATCGCTGAGCCTGCTCGCCGCCGGGCTCGGCGGCGCCGTGCTCGCCCGCGCGCTCGCCGGGCACTTCACCGAGGCCCGCCATGCGCTGGGCGACCCGGCCGGACGGTGGGGCGAGGGCGACCCGGTGCCCCGCCGTTTCACGGCGGAGCAGCTGACCGAGCTCGTCGCGTCGGCGGGCATGGAGGTCGGCGCCGTGCACGGTGTGCGGGTCTTCGCCGACCTGGTTCCCGGCGTCCTGGTGGACACCGAGCCCGGCGCGCTCGATGCCCTGCTCAAGCTGGAGGCGGCGGCCGCAGAGCTGCCCTCGTTCCACTCGGTCGCGACCCAGCTCCACGTCCTGGGCGAGAAGCGCGCCTGA
- a CDS encoding SAV_6107 family HEPN domain-containing protein, with protein sequence MARSYAAAAHRLSTGGPAPSLPGPSQGGPASDVHPVLRRSSAPPAALDLLTQARAGLQEAATLDMSNERYATAHLAALRTAAAVLAVRGRPETSPRRRARIRSAWEVLPEIAPELTEWSALFASGARRRARAEAGIQGAASARDADDLLRDAAMFLRLVERMLVLQPVLPQPRPQQETGPAPTEPGAERPGAGGTMG encoded by the coding sequence ATGGCCCGCTCCTACGCCGCTGCCGCGCACCGGCTCAGCACAGGCGGTCCTGCCCCCTCACTGCCCGGTCCCTCGCAGGGCGGTCCCGCGAGCGATGTCCACCCCGTGCTGCGCCGCTCGTCGGCGCCGCCCGCCGCCCTCGACCTGCTCACCCAGGCCCGTGCCGGCCTCCAAGAGGCCGCCACCCTGGACATGTCCAACGAGCGGTACGCCACCGCCCATCTCGCCGCGCTGCGCACCGCCGCGGCGGTCCTCGCCGTCCGCGGCCGGCCCGAGACCAGCCCGCGCAGGCGGGCACGCATACGGTCCGCCTGGGAGGTGCTCCCCGAGATAGCACCCGAACTCACCGAGTGGAGCGCGCTGTTCGCCTCCGGCGCCCGGCGCAGGGCACGCGCCGAGGCGGGCATCCAGGGGGCGGCCTCCGCCCGGGACGCCGACGATCTGCTGCGCGACGCGGCCATGTTCCTGCGCCTGGTCGAGCGGATGCTGGTGCTCCAGCCGGTGCTGCCGCAGCCGAGGCCGCAGCAGGAGACCGGGCCGGCGCCCACCGAGCCCGGCGCCGAACGGCCCGGGGCGGGAGGCACCATGGGATGA
- a CDS encoding PP2C family protein-serine/threonine phosphatase — protein MREHRTDPPDNAQQLLITLGRLVDQALERIKLQRARVELAMALQRHMLPPELPELPGVHIAAKYSPSRDGLAVGGDWYDAFLMLDGSLGLAIGDVQGHDVEAVAFMGQVRTSLRALAEATSDPREVLGRANDLLISMGFGLFATCCFLRYDPAGRDLTVSRAGHVPMVWATAGGRSGIALDLGGPPLGIVPGERYPMTHRRLTEAGVLVLVTDGVVEGPTFPMEAGLTEVLRLVRAGFDADPDVLASAVIKVADLTGHRDDAAVLVARYDGPPGA, from the coding sequence ATGCGTGAGCATCGCACCGACCCGCCCGACAACGCGCAGCAACTTCTGATCACCCTCGGGCGGCTCGTCGACCAGGCCCTGGAACGGATCAAGCTGCAGCGGGCCCGGGTGGAGCTGGCCATGGCCCTCCAGCGCCATATGCTCCCGCCCGAACTGCCCGAGCTCCCCGGCGTGCACATCGCGGCCAAATACTCCCCCTCACGGGACGGACTGGCCGTGGGCGGCGACTGGTACGACGCCTTCCTGATGCTGGACGGGTCGCTCGGGCTCGCGATCGGGGACGTGCAGGGGCACGACGTGGAGGCCGTCGCGTTCATGGGCCAGGTCCGCACCAGTCTGCGGGCGCTCGCCGAGGCGACGAGCGACCCCCGGGAGGTGCTCGGCCGCGCCAACGACCTTCTGATCTCGATGGGCTTCGGCCTCTTCGCGACGTGCTGCTTCCTCCGCTACGACCCGGCCGGGCGCGATCTCACCGTGTCCCGGGCCGGCCATGTGCCGATGGTCTGGGCCACCGCAGGCGGGCGCTCCGGCATCGCCCTGGACCTGGGCGGCCCGCCGCTGGGCATCGTGCCGGGCGAGCGCTACCCGATGACCCACCGACGGCTGACGGAGGCGGGGGTCCTCGTCCTGGTCACCGACGGGGTCGTGGAAGGGCCCACGTTTCCGATGGAGGCCGGTCTCACGGAAGTGCTCCGGCTGGTGCGGGCGGGGTTCGACGCCGACCCCGACGTGCTGGCCTCGGCGGTCATCAAGGTGGCGGATCTGACCGGTCACCGCGACGATGCCGCCGTACTCGTCGCCCGGTACGACGGCCCCCCGGGCGCCTGA